One genomic window of Sphingobacterium oryzagri includes the following:
- a CDS encoding efflux RND transporter permease subunit yields MKISEISIKRPSIIIVLFIILTLGGVFSYTQMGYELIPKFEVNVINVQTTYPGASPSEVETSVTKVIEDAVASLENVKKIEAKSMESVSVVSIQLNTGADVNFLLTDAQRKINAIINELPDDAETPALSKFSIDDVPIMNLSVTSKLTEKELYDLLDQKIQPVFARINGVAKVDMVGGEEREIQVSVSPDKIEGYGLSIIQVQQAIAAANLDFPTGNVKTRDNQTTLRLSGKFATLDELRELPITTPNGVMIRLSDVADVQDGIKDVEKIARIDRQNTIMLQVYKQSDANAVAVSELVREMIGSVENDFKDQGVKVGLANDTTEYTLTAADNVVHDLMIAIALVAFIMLFFLHSLRDAFIAVVAIPLSLIATFIFLHALGYTLNLMSLLGLSLVVGILVDDAIVVIENIHRHMQMGKNKVRAAFDGAKEIGFTVSAITLVIVVVFLPIAMSSGLVSDILRQFCVTVMVSTLLSLLVSFTIVPWLYSRIGQLTHLDNKTIFGRILTGFEAGLTKLTHWISGILEWALKSRLNKVLTLLLSIVLLVGSFALVGMGYIGSDFFPGNDKGEFYLQIEMNKDASLEQTNFMTQKAENYLSQKPEIERMITTVGQASDGTMSTSGTKYKSEIHIILQDGYNQSHPTKVYSAELRREMETVLVGAKVKTVNMGIMGAEQAPLMLTLIGSSQADALDAARKYEALLRDIPGASEVKLTSEDGNPEISVKVDRDKMNSLGLDVSTVGMTMQTAFSGNDDTKFRAGDTEYDINIRFDEFGRGNISDVQNLKFINKDGQAMRLEQFADVSYTSGPSLLERRDKSPSVSVQAQIVGRPLGTVAAEWQAEFEKVQVKPGVSFKWGGNMENQEEGFGTLGVALLASVLLVYLVMVALYDSFVTPFVVLFSIPLSFIGALLALALANQTLNIFTILGIIMLIGLVAKNAIMLVDFANHKKESGSTTYDALIAANHVRFRPILMTTIAMVIGMIPIALATGDGADMNRGLAIVIIGGLLSSLFLTLVVVPVVYSIFDGLGRRFGKKEKVQYAELITADYEHAADYVDEMEIKH; encoded by the coding sequence ATGAAAATATCTGAAATATCAATAAAAAGGCCTAGTATCATTATTGTACTATTTATTATACTGACGCTGGGCGGTGTTTTCTCCTATACCCAAATGGGGTATGAGTTGATTCCAAAATTTGAGGTAAACGTAATCAACGTGCAGACAACCTATCCGGGTGCTTCGCCATCGGAGGTGGAAACATCCGTAACGAAAGTTATCGAGGATGCTGTGGCGAGTTTGGAAAACGTAAAGAAAATTGAAGCGAAATCCATGGAATCTGTTTCGGTGGTGAGTATTCAGTTAAACACGGGAGCCGATGTCAACTTCTTGCTGACCGACGCCCAACGGAAGATCAACGCCATTATTAACGAACTTCCGGACGATGCCGAAACACCGGCGCTATCCAAGTTCTCGATTGACGACGTACCGATTATGAATTTATCGGTGACTTCCAAACTAACCGAAAAAGAACTTTACGACCTGTTAGATCAAAAAATTCAACCTGTTTTTGCCCGTATTAATGGTGTGGCCAAAGTAGACATGGTTGGGGGGGAAGAGCGCGAGATTCAGGTGAGTGTAAGTCCTGACAAAATAGAGGGTTACGGCTTGTCTATTATCCAGGTACAGCAAGCTATCGCAGCTGCCAATCTGGATTTCCCTACGGGTAATGTAAAGACACGTGATAATCAAACCACTTTGCGTTTATCGGGTAAATTTGCAACCTTAGATGAGTTGCGCGAATTGCCGATCACGACACCTAACGGTGTGATGATACGGCTGAGCGATGTGGCTGATGTACAAGATGGTATCAAAGATGTCGAAAAAATTGCCCGTATTGATCGTCAAAATACGATCATGCTCCAGGTGTACAAACAATCGGATGCCAATGCAGTAGCCGTATCCGAGCTGGTGCGCGAAATGATTGGCTCTGTAGAAAACGATTTTAAAGATCAGGGCGTTAAAGTTGGTTTAGCAAATGATACGACGGAGTATACGCTTACTGCGGCAGACAACGTGGTGCACGATTTAATGATCGCCATTGCTTTGGTGGCTTTTATCATGCTTTTCTTCTTGCACAGTTTGCGCGATGCGTTTATCGCGGTGGTGGCTATTCCATTGTCGTTGATCGCGACGTTTATTTTCTTGCATGCGCTTGGCTACACGTTAAATTTAATGTCTTTACTTGGACTTTCCCTAGTGGTAGGTATCCTGGTGGATGACGCCATCGTGGTGATCGAGAATATTCACCGCCACATGCAGATGGGTAAAAATAAAGTACGTGCGGCGTTTGATGGTGCGAAAGAAATTGGGTTTACCGTTTCAGCGATCACACTGGTTATTGTGGTGGTGTTCTTGCCGATTGCCATGTCATCAGGATTGGTTTCTGATATCTTGCGTCAGTTCTGTGTGACGGTTATGGTGTCGACGTTGTTATCCTTATTGGTTTCCTTTACCATCGTTCCCTGGTTGTATTCACGCATTGGCCAGTTGACACATTTAGATAATAAAACGATCTTTGGTCGTATATTGACGGGTTTTGAAGCTGGTTTGACCAAATTAACGCATTGGATATCCGGCATCTTAGAGTGGGCATTAAAAAGCCGTTTAAATAAAGTGCTTACGCTCTTGTTATCTATTGTCTTGTTAGTTGGTTCGTTTGCCTTAGTTGGCATGGGCTATATCGGCTCGGATTTCTTCCCGGGCAATGACAAAGGCGAGTTTTACCTGCAAATTGAGATGAACAAGGATGCTTCCTTGGAGCAAACCAACTTCATGACGCAAAAAGCGGAAAACTATTTGTCACAAAAACCAGAGATCGAGCGTATGATTACCACCGTTGGTCAAGCGTCTGACGGTACGATGAGTACATCGGGTACAAAATACAAATCTGAGATTCACATCATTTTACAAGATGGTTACAACCAGTCGCACCCGACGAAAGTGTACTCTGCCGAGTTGCGACGCGAAATGGAGACCGTGCTCGTTGGTGCGAAAGTAAAAACGGTCAATATGGGTATCATGGGAGCAGAACAAGCGCCATTGATGTTGACGTTGATCGGTTCTTCTCAAGCAGATGCGCTTGATGCGGCACGTAAATACGAAGCGTTACTGCGTGATATCCCTGGTGCATCGGAAGTTAAATTAACATCGGAAGATGGTAATCCGGAAATCAGCGTCAAGGTCGATCGTGATAAGATGAATTCCTTAGGTCTGGATGTATCGACTGTTGGTATGACCATGCAGACAGCTTTCTCGGGTAACGATGATACGAAGTTTCGTGCAGGCGATACCGAGTATGATATCAATATTCGTTTCGACGAATTTGGCCGTGGCAACATCAGCGACGTGCAAAATCTGAAATTCATCAATAAAGACGGACAAGCGATGCGTCTGGAGCAGTTTGCCGATGTATCGTATACCTCTGGTCCAAGTTTGTTAGAGCGTCGCGATAAGTCGCCTTCGGTATCGGTACAAGCACAGATTGTTGGTCGCCCGTTAGGAACAGTTGCAGCCGAGTGGCAAGCTGAGTTTGAGAAAGTACAGGTGAAGCCGGGCGTTTCTTTCAAATGGGGCGGTAATATGGAAAACCAGGAAGAAGGATTTGGAACCTTAGGTGTAGCGTTGCTTGCATCTGTCTTATTGGTGTACTTGGTTATGGTCGCGCTTTACGATAGTTTTGTGACACCGTTCGTCGTGTTGTTCTCTATTCCGCTATCGTTTATCGGTGCCTTATTAGCACTTGCTTTGGCCAATCAAACGCTTAATATCTTTACCATTTTGGGTATTATCATGTTGATCGGTTTGGTAGCTAAAAACGCGATTATGTTGGTTGACTTTGCCAATCATAAAAAAGAATCGGGCTCTACCACGTATGATGCGTTGATCGCTGCCAACCACGTGCGTTTCCGTCCGATTTTGATGACCACGATCGCGATGGTTATTGGTATGATTCCTATTGCCTTGGCAACGGGCGATGGAGCTGATATGAACCGCGGATTGGCGATTGTGATTATCGGTGGTTTGTTATCCTCGCTTTTCCTAACCTTGGTTGTTGTACCGGTTGTTTATTCCATATTCGATGGTCTTGGCAGACGATTTGGTAAGAAAGAGAAAGTGCAATATGCCGAGTTGATAACGGCAGATTACGAACACGCTGCTGATTACGTCGATGAGATGGAAATCAAGCACTAA
- a CDS encoding ATP-binding cassette domain-containing protein, giving the protein MNQHHVLYADSIQFTYPNRPPLLTGAHLCCTIGQIIGLLGRNGSGKSTLLKIVYGEIKAHHSHIKINGRLVNKAYLTNQVRYLPQHAFLPSHERVNRMIKLLTPSTDFREAILTDIRIQSFQNKRIFQLSGGELRYLELCLLLYQPGDFVLLDEPFTGLEPLYIQHISELISSFQDRKGFVITDHNYRQVLDLCTDILLLQHGTCKTILDKRSLEFHYLPEGTFD; this is encoded by the coding sequence ATGAACCAACACCACGTGCTCTATGCAGATTCCATTCAATTTACATACCCTAACCGACCGCCGTTGCTTACCGGTGCACATCTATGCTGCACCATCGGACAGATCATTGGTTTGCTAGGCCGCAACGGTTCCGGTAAATCGACTTTACTAAAAATCGTGTATGGCGAGATCAAAGCGCACCATAGTCACATCAAGATCAATGGTCGATTGGTAAATAAAGCTTACCTGACAAACCAAGTACGCTATTTGCCACAACATGCCTTTCTGCCATCGCACGAGCGTGTAAACCGCATGATCAAACTCTTAACGCCCAGTACCGATTTCCGGGAAGCCATACTTACTGACATACGCATTCAATCGTTTCAAAACAAGCGTATTTTCCAATTATCGGGCGGCGAATTACGCTATCTCGAGCTATGCCTGCTGCTTTACCAACCTGGTGATTTTGTACTGCTCGACGAGCCTTTTACCGGACTGGAACCATTGTACATACAGCATATCAGCGAATTGATCAGCAGCTTTCAAGATCGAAAAGGTTTTGTAATTACCGATCATAACTACCGCCAGGTATTAGATTTATGCACCGATATCCTCTTATTGCAACATGGCACCTGCAAGACAATCTTGGATAAGCGTTCGCTCGAGTTTCATTATCTTCCGGAAGGCACATTTGACTAG